In a single window of the Cucumis melo cultivar AY chromosome 11, USDA_Cmelo_AY_1.0, whole genome shotgun sequence genome:
- the LOC103490437 gene encoding chloride channel protein CLC-e isoform X2, with the protein MIISIIGAFDSMGLKLNNAPNYLGLSSLPSASFSSNFSTLTFSSSISALHDLSNPISNGLKNCAVGNRSYDSLLGLHFSLRPKRTASYFRSISALPGSEESESPISVSSNAAFSIKQSEEEEEEEEDDDDDAEEEEEEGIPYGIGSSTIISSCFVGLLTGIGVVLFNNAVHEIRNFSWDGIPNRGASWLREMPIEDIWKRVILVPASGGALVSFLNLLRDATDVKVDQPQEGDDPSTKFGVPISISNKLKVALQPFLKAIAASVTLGTGNSLGPEGPSVDIGTSVGKGISTVFEKNSRTKLSLIAAGSAAGISSGFNAAVAGCFFAIESVLWPSPADSTFSLTNTTSMVILSAVIASVVSQVGLGAEPAFKVPVYDFRSPSELPLYLLLGVLCGLVSLSFSKCTSYLLATVDKFHKDFGAPRAMFPILGGFTTGLIALAYPEILYWGFENVDLLLESRPFVKPLSAELLAQLVVIKILATSLCRACGLVGGYYAPSLFIGAATGMAYGKFIGLALSEPNSVLDFSIFEVASPQAYGLVGMAATLAGVCQVPLTAVLLLFELTQDYRIVLPLLGAVGVSSWITSGQKRKRSSQQTKKLSSGKSPSTQQSTAYDSNANNQSSNYAEDGQTNYPNDLCEIESTLCAYESDSETVELERKISVSEAMTTKYITILMGTCLVEAVNLMLAEKQSCVLIVDEGNILIGILELENIQKLSKNAKSRGCCSF; encoded by the exons ATGATCATATCGATAATTGGAGCTTTCGATTCCATGGGATTAAAGCTTAACAATGCCCCTAATTACCTTGGTCTTTCCTCCCTCCCTTCTGCTTCTTTCAGCTCCAATTTCTCAACTCTTACCTTCTCTTCCTCAATTTCTGCTCTACATGATCTCAGTAATCCCATCTCTAATGGACTTAAAAATTGTGCAGTGGGTAATAGGAGTTACGACAGTTTATTGGGTCTTCATTTCTCACTTCGCCCAAAACGAACTGCATCATATTTTAGATCAATTTCTGCCCTGCCCGGAAGTGAAGAATCTGAATCTCCCATTTCTGTTAGCAGCAATGCCGCATTTAGTATAAAACagagtgaagaagaagaagaagaagaagaagatgatgatgatgatgctgaagaagaagaagaagaaggtatTCCCTATGGAATTGGGAGTTCAACAATAATATCGTCGTGTTTCGTTGGTCTTCTTACGGGCATTGGTGTTGTGCTCTTCAATAACGCA GTGCACGAGATACGTAATTTTTCCTGGGATGGAATTCCTAATAGAGGGGCATCTTGGTTAAGAGAAATGCCCATTGAAGATATATGGAAACGAGTTATCCTGGTTCCTGCATCTGGGGGAGCTCTTGTTAGCTTCTTGAATCTGCTTAGAGATGCTACAGATGTAAAAGTGGACCAACCTCAAGAAGGAGATGATCCTTCCACTAAATTTGGCGTCCCAATTTCCATTTCTAACAAGTTAAAGGTTGCATTGCAGCCTTTCCTAAAGGCCATTGCTGCTTCTGTAACCCTTGGTACTGGTAACTCTTTGGGGCCAGAAGGTCCTAGCGTCGACATTGGTACTTCTGTTGGCAAGGGTATTTCTACTGTGTTTGAGAAGAATTCTAGAACAAAGCTTTCTTTGATAGCTGCTGGATCAGCAGCTGGAATCTCGTCTG GGTTTAATGCTGCAGTTGCCGGTTGTTTTTTTGCTATTGAATCAGTCTTATGGCCATCTCCTGCTGATTCGACCTTTTCTCTCACGAACACCACTTCAATGGTTATTTTAAGTGCTGTTATAGCTTCTGTAGTTTCTCAAGTTGGTCTGGGAGCAGAGCCAGCATTCAAGGTCCCAGTTTATGATTTTCGCTCGCCAAGTg AGCTTCCACTATATCTCTTGTTGGGTGTCCTCTGCGGCTTGGTTTCATTGAGCTTTTCTAAATGCACATCTTACCTGCTTGCAACCGTCGACAAATTTCATAAGGACTTTGGTGCACCGAGAGCTATGTTTCCTATTCTAGGTGGCTTCACTACTGGACTGATAGCCTTGGCATATCCTGAAATTCTATATTGGGGTTTTGAGAATGTTGATCTTTTGTTGGAATCTCGGCCATTTGTGAAACCCCTTTCAGCTGAATTATTGGCTCAGCTTGTTGTCATCAAGATTTTGGCCACCTCTTTGTGCAGAGCATGTGGACTAGTGGGAGGGTATTATGCACCATCACTGTTTATTGGCGCTGCAACTGGAATGGCATATGGGAAATTCATTGGCCTTGCGCTCTCTGAGCCCAACTCTGTACTTGACTTCTCTATTTTCGAAGTGGCGTCACCTCAAGCTTATGGATTG GTTGGAATGGCTGCTACTCTTGCTGGGGTTTGTCAGGTGCCTCTTACTGCTGTTTTGTTGCTTTTTGAGTTAACACAGGACTACCGAATTGTTCTTCCTTTACTTGGGGCCGTGGGAGTTTCATCGTGGATAACTTCTgggcagaaaagaaaaagaagttccCAGCAAACAAAGAAGCTTTCCTCAGGCAAAAGTCCTAGTACTCAGCAATCTACAGCATATGATAGTAATGCAAACAACCAATCTTCTAATTATGCAGAGGATGGACAGACAAATTACCCAAATGATCTCTGTGAAATTGAAAGTACGCTTTGTGCATATGAATCTGATAGCGAAACTGTAGAGTTGGAAAGGAAAATCTCCGTGTCTGAAGCCATGACAACGAAATACATAACCATCTTAATGGGAACTTGCCTCGTAGAAGCAGTAAATCTAATGCTTGCAGAGAAGCAGTCCTGTGTATTGATCGTGGATGAAGGGAATATCTTGATTGGCATATTAGAGCTTGAAAACATTCAAAAGTTGAGCAAAAATGCTAAATCAAGAG GATGTTGTAGTTTCTGA
- the LOC103490437 gene encoding chloride channel protein CLC-e isoform X1, which translates to MIISIIGAFDSMGLKLNNAPNYLGLSSLPSASFSSNFSTLTFSSSISALHDLSNPISNGLKNCAVGNRSYDSLLGLHFSLRPKRTASYFRSISALPGSEESESPISVSSNAAFSIKQSEEEEEEEEDDDDDAEEEEEEGIPYGIGSSTIISSCFVGLLTGIGVVLFNNAVHEIRNFSWDGIPNRGASWLREMPIEDIWKRVILVPASGGALVSFLNLLRDATDVKVDQPQEGDDPSTKFGVPISISNKLKVALQPFLKAIAASVTLGTGNSLGPEGPSVDIGTSVGKGISTVFEKNSRTKLSLIAAGSAAGISSGFNAAVAGCFFAIESVLWPSPADSTFSLTNTTSMVILSAVIASVVSQVGLGAEPAFKVPVYDFRSPSELPLYLLLGVLCGLVSLSFSKCTSYLLATVDKFHKDFGAPRAMFPILGGFTTGLIALAYPEILYWGFENVDLLLESRPFVKPLSAELLAQLVVIKILATSLCRACGLVGGYYAPSLFIGAATGMAYGKFIGLALSEPNSVLDFSIFEVASPQAYGLVGMAATLAGVCQVPLTAVLLLFELTQDYRIVLPLLGAVGVSSWITSGQKRKRSSQQTKKLSSGKSPSTQQSTAYDSNANNQSSNYAEDGQTNYPNDLCEIESTLCAYESDSETVELERKISVSEAMTTKYITILMGTCLVEAVNLMLAEKQSCVLIVDEGNILIGILELENIQKLSKNAKSRGEQLKDVVVSEICSLDGKMCRVPWTATPSMDILTAKMIMKNLGVTQVPVVRDQMGYLVGVLDWECIDLTCRILATRESLGR; encoded by the exons ATGATCATATCGATAATTGGAGCTTTCGATTCCATGGGATTAAAGCTTAACAATGCCCCTAATTACCTTGGTCTTTCCTCCCTCCCTTCTGCTTCTTTCAGCTCCAATTTCTCAACTCTTACCTTCTCTTCCTCAATTTCTGCTCTACATGATCTCAGTAATCCCATCTCTAATGGACTTAAAAATTGTGCAGTGGGTAATAGGAGTTACGACAGTTTATTGGGTCTTCATTTCTCACTTCGCCCAAAACGAACTGCATCATATTTTAGATCAATTTCTGCCCTGCCCGGAAGTGAAGAATCTGAATCTCCCATTTCTGTTAGCAGCAATGCCGCATTTAGTATAAAACagagtgaagaagaagaagaagaagaagaagatgatgatgatgatgctgaagaagaagaagaagaaggtatTCCCTATGGAATTGGGAGTTCAACAATAATATCGTCGTGTTTCGTTGGTCTTCTTACGGGCATTGGTGTTGTGCTCTTCAATAACGCA GTGCACGAGATACGTAATTTTTCCTGGGATGGAATTCCTAATAGAGGGGCATCTTGGTTAAGAGAAATGCCCATTGAAGATATATGGAAACGAGTTATCCTGGTTCCTGCATCTGGGGGAGCTCTTGTTAGCTTCTTGAATCTGCTTAGAGATGCTACAGATGTAAAAGTGGACCAACCTCAAGAAGGAGATGATCCTTCCACTAAATTTGGCGTCCCAATTTCCATTTCTAACAAGTTAAAGGTTGCATTGCAGCCTTTCCTAAAGGCCATTGCTGCTTCTGTAACCCTTGGTACTGGTAACTCTTTGGGGCCAGAAGGTCCTAGCGTCGACATTGGTACTTCTGTTGGCAAGGGTATTTCTACTGTGTTTGAGAAGAATTCTAGAACAAAGCTTTCTTTGATAGCTGCTGGATCAGCAGCTGGAATCTCGTCTG GGTTTAATGCTGCAGTTGCCGGTTGTTTTTTTGCTATTGAATCAGTCTTATGGCCATCTCCTGCTGATTCGACCTTTTCTCTCACGAACACCACTTCAATGGTTATTTTAAGTGCTGTTATAGCTTCTGTAGTTTCTCAAGTTGGTCTGGGAGCAGAGCCAGCATTCAAGGTCCCAGTTTATGATTTTCGCTCGCCAAGTg AGCTTCCACTATATCTCTTGTTGGGTGTCCTCTGCGGCTTGGTTTCATTGAGCTTTTCTAAATGCACATCTTACCTGCTTGCAACCGTCGACAAATTTCATAAGGACTTTGGTGCACCGAGAGCTATGTTTCCTATTCTAGGTGGCTTCACTACTGGACTGATAGCCTTGGCATATCCTGAAATTCTATATTGGGGTTTTGAGAATGTTGATCTTTTGTTGGAATCTCGGCCATTTGTGAAACCCCTTTCAGCTGAATTATTGGCTCAGCTTGTTGTCATCAAGATTTTGGCCACCTCTTTGTGCAGAGCATGTGGACTAGTGGGAGGGTATTATGCACCATCACTGTTTATTGGCGCTGCAACTGGAATGGCATATGGGAAATTCATTGGCCTTGCGCTCTCTGAGCCCAACTCTGTACTTGACTTCTCTATTTTCGAAGTGGCGTCACCTCAAGCTTATGGATTG GTTGGAATGGCTGCTACTCTTGCTGGGGTTTGTCAGGTGCCTCTTACTGCTGTTTTGTTGCTTTTTGAGTTAACACAGGACTACCGAATTGTTCTTCCTTTACTTGGGGCCGTGGGAGTTTCATCGTGGATAACTTCTgggcagaaaagaaaaagaagttccCAGCAAACAAAGAAGCTTTCCTCAGGCAAAAGTCCTAGTACTCAGCAATCTACAGCATATGATAGTAATGCAAACAACCAATCTTCTAATTATGCAGAGGATGGACAGACAAATTACCCAAATGATCTCTGTGAAATTGAAAGTACGCTTTGTGCATATGAATCTGATAGCGAAACTGTAGAGTTGGAAAGGAAAATCTCCGTGTCTGAAGCCATGACAACGAAATACATAACCATCTTAATGGGAACTTGCCTCGTAGAAGCAGTAAATCTAATGCTTGCAGAGAAGCAGTCCTGTGTATTGATCGTGGATGAAGGGAATATCTTGATTGGCATATTAGAGCTTGAAAACATTCAAAAGTTGAGCAAAAATGCTAAATCAAGAGGTGAACAACTAAAG GATGTTGTAGTTTCTGAGATTTGCTCCCTGGATGGAAAAATGTGTCGAGTACCATGGACGGCAACTCCAAGTATGGATATTCTAACAGCTAAAATGATAATGAAGAATCTTGGTGTGACCCAAGTTCCAGTGGTGAGAGATCAGATGGGCTACCTTGTGGGTGTTTTAGACTGGGAGTGCATTGATCTCACTTGCAG AATTCTTGCAACAAGAGAATCCCTGGGCCGATGA
- the LOC103490437 gene encoding chloride channel protein CLC-e isoform X3 translates to MMMMMLKKKKKKVHEIRNFSWDGIPNRGASWLREMPIEDIWKRVILVPASGGALVSFLNLLRDATDVKVDQPQEGDDPSTKFGVPISISNKLKVALQPFLKAIAASVTLGTGNSLGPEGPSVDIGTSVGKGISTVFEKNSRTKLSLIAAGSAAGISSGFNAAVAGCFFAIESVLWPSPADSTFSLTNTTSMVILSAVIASVVSQVGLGAEPAFKVPVYDFRSPSELPLYLLLGVLCGLVSLSFSKCTSYLLATVDKFHKDFGAPRAMFPILGGFTTGLIALAYPEILYWGFENVDLLLESRPFVKPLSAELLAQLVVIKILATSLCRACGLVGGYYAPSLFIGAATGMAYGKFIGLALSEPNSVLDFSIFEVASPQAYGLVGMAATLAGVCQVPLTAVLLLFELTQDYRIVLPLLGAVGVSSWITSGQKRKRSSQQTKKLSSGKSPSTQQSTAYDSNANNQSSNYAEDGQTNYPNDLCEIESTLCAYESDSETVELERKISVSEAMTTKYITILMGTCLVEAVNLMLAEKQSCVLIVDEGNILIGILELENIQKLSKNAKSRGEQLKDVVVSEICSLDGKMCRVPWTATPSMDILTAKMIMKNLGVTQVPVVRDQMGYLVGVLDWECIDLTCRILATRESLGR, encoded by the exons atgatgatgatgatgctgaagaagaagaagaagaag GTGCACGAGATACGTAATTTTTCCTGGGATGGAATTCCTAATAGAGGGGCATCTTGGTTAAGAGAAATGCCCATTGAAGATATATGGAAACGAGTTATCCTGGTTCCTGCATCTGGGGGAGCTCTTGTTAGCTTCTTGAATCTGCTTAGAGATGCTACAGATGTAAAAGTGGACCAACCTCAAGAAGGAGATGATCCTTCCACTAAATTTGGCGTCCCAATTTCCATTTCTAACAAGTTAAAGGTTGCATTGCAGCCTTTCCTAAAGGCCATTGCTGCTTCTGTAACCCTTGGTACTGGTAACTCTTTGGGGCCAGAAGGTCCTAGCGTCGACATTGGTACTTCTGTTGGCAAGGGTATTTCTACTGTGTTTGAGAAGAATTCTAGAACAAAGCTTTCTTTGATAGCTGCTGGATCAGCAGCTGGAATCTCGTCTG GGTTTAATGCTGCAGTTGCCGGTTGTTTTTTTGCTATTGAATCAGTCTTATGGCCATCTCCTGCTGATTCGACCTTTTCTCTCACGAACACCACTTCAATGGTTATTTTAAGTGCTGTTATAGCTTCTGTAGTTTCTCAAGTTGGTCTGGGAGCAGAGCCAGCATTCAAGGTCCCAGTTTATGATTTTCGCTCGCCAAGTg AGCTTCCACTATATCTCTTGTTGGGTGTCCTCTGCGGCTTGGTTTCATTGAGCTTTTCTAAATGCACATCTTACCTGCTTGCAACCGTCGACAAATTTCATAAGGACTTTGGTGCACCGAGAGCTATGTTTCCTATTCTAGGTGGCTTCACTACTGGACTGATAGCCTTGGCATATCCTGAAATTCTATATTGGGGTTTTGAGAATGTTGATCTTTTGTTGGAATCTCGGCCATTTGTGAAACCCCTTTCAGCTGAATTATTGGCTCAGCTTGTTGTCATCAAGATTTTGGCCACCTCTTTGTGCAGAGCATGTGGACTAGTGGGAGGGTATTATGCACCATCACTGTTTATTGGCGCTGCAACTGGAATGGCATATGGGAAATTCATTGGCCTTGCGCTCTCTGAGCCCAACTCTGTACTTGACTTCTCTATTTTCGAAGTGGCGTCACCTCAAGCTTATGGATTG GTTGGAATGGCTGCTACTCTTGCTGGGGTTTGTCAGGTGCCTCTTACTGCTGTTTTGTTGCTTTTTGAGTTAACACAGGACTACCGAATTGTTCTTCCTTTACTTGGGGCCGTGGGAGTTTCATCGTGGATAACTTCTgggcagaaaagaaaaagaagttccCAGCAAACAAAGAAGCTTTCCTCAGGCAAAAGTCCTAGTACTCAGCAATCTACAGCATATGATAGTAATGCAAACAACCAATCTTCTAATTATGCAGAGGATGGACAGACAAATTACCCAAATGATCTCTGTGAAATTGAAAGTACGCTTTGTGCATATGAATCTGATAGCGAAACTGTAGAGTTGGAAAGGAAAATCTCCGTGTCTGAAGCCATGACAACGAAATACATAACCATCTTAATGGGAACTTGCCTCGTAGAAGCAGTAAATCTAATGCTTGCAGAGAAGCAGTCCTGTGTATTGATCGTGGATGAAGGGAATATCTTGATTGGCATATTAGAGCTTGAAAACATTCAAAAGTTGAGCAAAAATGCTAAATCAAGAGGTGAACAACTAAAG GATGTTGTAGTTTCTGAGATTTGCTCCCTGGATGGAAAAATGTGTCGAGTACCATGGACGGCAACTCCAAGTATGGATATTCTAACAGCTAAAATGATAATGAAGAATCTTGGTGTGACCCAAGTTCCAGTGGTGAGAGATCAGATGGGCTACCTTGTGGGTGTTTTAGACTGGGAGTGCATTGATCTCACTTGCAG AATTCTTGCAACAAGAGAATCCCTGGGCCGATGA